A window from Drosophila subobscura isolate 14011-0131.10 chromosome O, UCBerk_Dsub_1.0, whole genome shotgun sequence encodes these proteins:
- the LOC117897314 gene encoding serine/arginine repetitive matrix protein 2, with product MVQTGISLNERFTQMQSRQKLEQQAVNARGRRSRSQSRSRRIVDSNAAIPVVSAANSRLLQEFKRKHTVQTALKLKRRSLRNTGGGVRGARVGGIKSVRLAPNGKPMRSNNVTRVATMRADLIANSNLTRRRSGSSTRRSSSAVGGLRQRLGNRRPSVGGASERVERHQRQLIKQQQQQQYHIQQASGRSRSRSRSRLPQVNARNDRSRSQSRGRSAGPQFNRTRSQSRTRGGRDRRQQSGTRAGQQAPRVSVKQRLGVRPGQGRGGAGAGARTRAGANQAKNQRRAPSKLRGVAGGRVEKRRNANPPQKGVSASLAGRRGRPRGRSAARTAAAAGGGAASGSNGASTRRSRSRNRPAAAAVAAAAATPGRANNTRNRRGRSAGAAKGPGAKGAAANKNGNRNNSKSNASKGKTNKGRAGGVGKPGPQQQQARRGRSRTRAGRQAAGKGKGVPREEVKREDLDKELDQYMSTTKSEMDYLLK from the exons ATGGTTCAGACCGGAATATCGTTAAACGAACGCTTCACCCAGATGCAATCCAGACagaagctggagcagcaggcagttaATGCACGTGGACGTCGGAGCCGCTCTcagagccgcagccgcagGATTGTGGACAGCAATGCGGCCATTCCAGTCGTTTCGGCGGCCAATTCCCGCCTGCTGCAGGAGTTCAAGCGGAAGCACACCGTGCAGACGGCCCTCAAACTGAAGCGC AGAAGCTTACGGAACACTGGCGGCGGCGTACGCGGAGCACGCGTGGGCGGCATCAAATCGGTGCGCCTGGCCCCCAATGGAAAGCCCATGCGGTCGAACAATGTGACCCGGGTAGCAAC GATGCGTGCCGATCTCATCGCCAACAGCAATCTGACACGTcgtcgcagcggcagcagcacacgtCGCTCCTCCTCGGCAGTGGGCGGCCTTCGCCAGCGTCTGGGCAACCGTCGGCCCTCTGTGGGTGGCGCCTCCGAGCGTGTGGAGCGACATCAGCGACAGCTGattaaacagcagcagcagcagcagtatcaTATTCAGCAGGCCAGTGGACGCTCACGCAGCCGTTCCCGTTCTCGCCTTCCCCAAGTAAACGCTCGCAATGACCGCTCTCGCTCGCAGAGTCGCGGACGCAGCGCCGGCCCTCAGTTTAATCGCACACGCTCGCAGAGTCGCACTCGTGGAGGACGCGATCGTCGCCAGCAGTCGGGTACTAGGGCTGGACAACAAGCACCCCGTGTTTCGGTCAAGCAGCGTCTGGGTGTgcggccaggccagggcaggggcggtgctggagctggagctagaACCAGAGCGGGAGCTAACCAGGCCAAGAATCAACGCCGTGCACCGAGCAAACTTCGTGGCGTAGCCGGCGGGCGGGTGGAGAAGCGTCGCAATGCCAATCCACCGCAGAAGGGAGTTTCAGCTTCCCTCGCCGGACGACGAGGACGTCCACGTGGAAG ATCTGCTGCTAGgaccgccgctgctgctgggggagGTGCTGCTTCGGGCTCCAATGGAGCCTCCACACGTCGCTCGCGCTCACGCAATCgccctgctgccgctgctgtcgctgctgccgccgctacCCCGGGAAGGGCCAACAACACACGCAACCGCCGAGGCCGCAgcgctggcgctgccaaaGGTCCGGGTGCCAAGGGGGCCGCCGCCAACAAAAATGGTAACAGaaacaatagcaaaagcaaTGCCAGCAAAGGCAAGACCAACAAGGGCCGCGCAGGAGGTGTTGGAAAGCCAgggccacaacagcaacaggctcGTCGGGGACGCAGTCGTACTCGTGCTGGTCGTCAGGCTGCAG GTAAAGGCAAGGGAGTCCCACGGGAAGAGGTTAAACGCGAGGATCTGGACAAAGAGCTGGATCAGTACATGTCCACCACCAAATCCGAAATGGATTATTTGCTAAAGTAA
- the LOC117897777 gene encoding mediator of RNA polymerase II transcription subunit 31 isoform X2 → MNSYAAIESEEQQKRRWQIELEFVQCLSNPNYLNFLAQRGYFKDQSFINYLKYLQYWKEPDYAKYLMYPMCLYFLDLLQYEHFRREIVNSQCCKFIDEQAILQWQHYTRKRIKLMESATAVQQQQQQQQQQQQQQQLQQSNGGDAATAGEAAATGGMMATANGNGTASAAEAQPSGASVQRGGAEPGQPQAVIPQQQQQQQINGLATASNIKLDLN, encoded by the exons ATGAACTCTTACG CGGCCATAGAGTccgaagagcagcagaaacgaCGATGGCAAATAGAACTCGAGTTTGTGCAGTGCCTCTCCAATCCAAATTATCTCAACT TCCTGGCCCAACGTGGCTACTTCAAGGACCAATCGTTCATCAACTATCTAAAGTACTTGCAGTACTGGAAGGAGCCGGACTACGCCAAATACCTCATGTACCCGATGTGCCTGTACTTCCTGGACCTCCTGCAGTACGAACACTTTCGCCGCGAGATTGTCAACTCGCAGTGCTGCAAGTTCATCGATGAGCAGGCCAtactgcagtggcagcactACACCAGGAAGCGTATCAAACTCATGGAGAGTGCCACggcagtgcaacagcagcagcaacagcagcaacaacagcagcagcagcaacaactacaacaaagcAATGGAGGCGATGCCGCCACAGCTGGCGAGGCGGCAGCCACGGGCGGTATGATGGCCACAGCGAACGGCAATGGCACGGCATCCGCTGCAGAGGCCCAGCCATCGGGCGCCTCCGTGCAGCGAGGGGGAGCGGAGCCTGGCCAGCCGCAGGCAGTGAttccacaacagcagcaacagcaacaaatcaatGGCCTGGCCACAGCGTCGAACATCAAATTAGATTTAAACTAA
- the LOC117897777 gene encoding mediator of RNA polymerase II transcription subunit 31 isoform X1, translating into MAKMYGKGKTAIESEEQQKRRWQIELEFVQCLSNPNYLNFLAQRGYFKDQSFINYLKYLQYWKEPDYAKYLMYPMCLYFLDLLQYEHFRREIVNSQCCKFIDEQAILQWQHYTRKRIKLMESATAVQQQQQQQQQQQQQQQLQQSNGGDAATAGEAAATGGMMATANGNGTASAAEAQPSGASVQRGGAEPGQPQAVIPQQQQQQQINGLATASNIKLDLN; encoded by the exons atggccaaaatgtaCGGAAAGGGTAAGA CGGCCATAGAGTccgaagagcagcagaaacgaCGATGGCAAATAGAACTCGAGTTTGTGCAGTGCCTCTCCAATCCAAATTATCTCAACT TCCTGGCCCAACGTGGCTACTTCAAGGACCAATCGTTCATCAACTATCTAAAGTACTTGCAGTACTGGAAGGAGCCGGACTACGCCAAATACCTCATGTACCCGATGTGCCTGTACTTCCTGGACCTCCTGCAGTACGAACACTTTCGCCGCGAGATTGTCAACTCGCAGTGCTGCAAGTTCATCGATGAGCAGGCCAtactgcagtggcagcactACACCAGGAAGCGTATCAAACTCATGGAGAGTGCCACggcagtgcaacagcagcagcaacagcagcaacaacagcagcagcagcaacaactacaacaaagcAATGGAGGCGATGCCGCCACAGCTGGCGAGGCGGCAGCCACGGGCGGTATGATGGCCACAGCGAACGGCAATGGCACGGCATCCGCTGCAGAGGCCCAGCCATCGGGCGCCTCCGTGCAGCGAGGGGGAGCGGAGCCTGGCCAGCCGCAGGCAGTGAttccacaacagcagcaacagcaacaaatcaatGGCCTGGCCACAGCGTCGAACATCAAATTAGATTTAAACTAA
- the LOC117897776 gene encoding structure-specific endonuclease subunit SLX1 homolog, giving the protein MMPHDEDGAIAHKGHFYGVYLLCSQSLDSRYRGKCYVGFTVNPKRRIRQHNRGCDFGGAKKTSKKGPWQMVMIVHGFPNNIVALQFEWAWQQPTLSTRLKLFPDLKRKKPKETHFDYNFRILNRMLGVGPWHRLALTIRWLEADYERAFELPIPCHMEIVSGKVSITASQRKLEEASAAPPVAWAPECHLCMQRIDQPERSRLGCTNPTCRLTCHMLCLASYLLGDEPGQYIPIAGDCPLCETRLSWSALLQRKRLLLGVPEELQDNEEEDLSDDGPDVDSDVEVQELSD; this is encoded by the coding sequence ATGATGCCGCATGATGAGGATGGAGCCATCGCCCACAAGGGACACTTCTATGGCGTCTACTTGCTGTGCAGCCAGAGCCTCGATTCGCGCTATCGTGGCAAGTGCTATGTGGGCTTCACCGTCAACCCCAAGCGACGGATCAGGCAGCACAATCGCGGCTGCGATTTCGGTGGTGCCAAGAAGACCAGCAAGAAGGGGCCCTGGCAGATGGTCATGATTGTCCATGGCTTCCCCAACAATATTGTGGCCCTGCAGTtcgagtgggcgtggcagcagcccaCGCTGTCCACCCGCCTGAAGCTCTTCCCCGACCTGAAGCGCAAGAAGCCCAAGGAGACGCACTTCGATTACAACTTTAGGATCCTCAATCGCATGCTGGGCGTGGGACCGTGGCATCGTCTGGCACTCACCATCCGCTGGCTGGAAGCTGACTATGAGCGAGCGTTTGAGCTCCCGATACCCTGCCACATGGAGATTGTCAGCGGAAAGGTGTCCATCACCGCCTCGCAGCGCAAACTTGAGGAGGCATCCGCTGCCCCGCCTGTGGCCTGGGCTCCCGAGTGTCACCTATGCATGCAGCGCATCGATCAGCCGGAACGTTCCCGCTTGGGCTGCACCAATCCCACTTGCCGCCTGACCTGCCACATGCTGTGCCTCGCCAGCTATCTGCTGGGCGATGAGCCCGGTCAATACATTCCCATTGCCGGCGATTGTCCGCTGTGCGAGACCCGCCTCAGTTGGTCCGCCCTGCTGCAGCGGAAGCGTCTCCTGCTGGGCGTACCCGAGGAGTTGCAGGACAACGAAGAGGAGGATCTGAGCGATGATGGGCCCGATGTGGACAGCGATGTGGAAGTCCAAGAATTGAGTGATTAA
- the LOC117897498 gene encoding uncharacterized protein LOC117897498: MAKNNKKKSKSMQRQKKSVPKDAVEGKAVQAEAVEATAADAVEGKAVKPRVEENEELALAEKLTAVTLDVKEIAAKQTDDSMHLGDMSAVATMSLLIHQQIQHIRVVREQMSELHTQQDVLLQGLTLYLNKLRTAENTTVADGQIVAKTFETVNAQLLDIFSDCLPKLSLVEEAAFDAPK, translated from the exons ATGGCGAagaataataaaaagaaatcgaaatcaatgCAAAGGCAGAAGAAG TCGGTGCCCAAGGACGCCGTGGAAGGAAAAGCTGTCCAGGCAGAGGCCGttgaggcaacagcagctgacGCTGTGGAAGGCAAGGCTGTCAAGCCACGTGTGGAGGAGAACGAAGAGCTAGCTTTGGCCGAGAAGCTTACTGCCGTCACTCTCGATGTTAAAGAAATTGCCGCCAAGCAAACGGATGATTCCATGCACTTGGGGGACATGTCGGCCGTTGCCACCATGTCGCTGTTGATTCACCAGCAAATTCAGCACATCCGTGTGGTCAGGGAGCAAATGTCTGAGCTGCACACCCAACAGGATGTACTGCTCCAGGGCCTAACCCTTTATCTGAACAAATTGCGTACCGCTGAGAACACCACAGTCGCAGACGGACAAATAGTTGCCAAGACATTTGAGACTGTGAATGCGCAATTGTTGGATATATTCAGTGACTGTTTGCCAAAACTTTCGCTGGTGGAAGAGGCTGCATTCGATGCACCTAAGTAG
- the LOC117897496 gene encoding uncharacterized protein LOC117897496, whose product MNMMSIENEIVAYNRLSKEPQIKNETEKLRRLAGDQDNFIEQVAMLRDQEINEDDKEIDEGEDECDEEDHYEATNEEDGDVNNDETEEQGDDENDDGENEEEEEDNYEEEEEIAELPRHYIDGQRLNPYSFSFRVNMFASQQPLAGMDSPRCVIQRHYPTFDTSFADWYYNRGLLGEEGNVLMENAVQNCYPNTPGENELIDPAFILWDRMRRAGYLNVPSRPQPSDPLDQLRPRAPPPQYLSAASYPSAGATYNPVGGSGANTMVNPHHGMMSLGYRPTYPIASPNGERHPALPHPNTAAYPTANHYRDNVSNAQGGYPASEPLSTSVSGPVLPQSEPSPNVPWRIYDSLPVPGQPVPCRECEVPVERHSTPSPGSLYESHGSTDLCPRCEYRLAAEAAAEAEAEAEAEAADGRDFATMSPSGHIVPRSWLMQVFAVWQHNEHLHGRMQASPTELPHELGPLSPRAPRDLENGQPHFRGPYAPLLAHRLANAVEYGLFTAADYGPNSAMMNDVLDQIIRLRPNFMDPNNDSEQNQITHSRVSPLDQRELNIREEQKIFWDASQRRRTNK is encoded by the exons ATGAACATGATGAgtattgaaaatgaaattgtggCATACAACCGCTTAAGCAAGGAGCCGCAGATTAAGAATGAAACTGAAAAGTTGCGGCGACTTGCAGGTGATCAAGACAATTTCATTGAACAGGTTGCAATGCTCCGTGATCAAGAGATAAACGAGGACGATAAAGAGATTGATGAAGGAGAAGACGAGTGCGACGAAGAAGATCACTATGAAGCTACGAATGAAGAAGATGGCGACGTGAATAACGACGAAACCGAAGAACAAGGAGACGATGAGAATGACGATGGCGAAAATGAGGAAGAAGAGGAGGACAATTATGAAGAAGAGGAGGAAATCGCT GAACTTCCACGTCACTATATCGACGGGCAGCGACTCAACCCCTATTCGTTTAGCTTCAGAGTGAACATGTTTGCATCCCAACAGCCACTGGCCGGCATGGACTCGCCGAGATGTGTCATTCAGAGACATTATCCAACATTTGACACCTCATTTGCTGATTGGTATTACAACAGAGGCCTCTTGGGTGAGGAGGGGAATGTTTTGATGGAAAATGCAGTTCAAAATTGTTACCCAAACACCCCTGGCGAGAATGAACTCATCGATCCAGCGTTTATACTCTGGGACAGAATGCGACGAGCAGGATATCTGAATGTGCCGAGCAGACCGCAACCCAGCGATCCGTTGGATCAGTTGAGGCCCAGGGCGCCGCCTCCACAatatttatctgcagccaGTTATCCATCTGCCGGAGCTACCTATAACCCTGTCGGAGGAAGTGGCGCAAATACGATGGTAAATCCCCACCACGGAATGATGTCTTTGGGGTATCGACCCACCTATCCGATTGCAAGTCCCAACGGAGAGCGCCACCCAGCTTTACCGCATCCAAACACCGCCGCATATCCAACAGCAAATCATTATAGAGACAATGTGTCCAATGCTCAAGGAGGGTATCCGGCATCTGAGCCGTTATCCACTTCGGTTTCTGGACCCGTTCTGCCTCAATCAGAGCCATCACCAAATGTACCTTGGCGGATCTATGATAGCTTGCCGGTACCCGGCCAACCTGTACCTTGTCGCGAGTGTGAAGTACCCGTAGAGAGGCATAGCACTCCAAGTCCTGGCAGCCTTTATGAAAGTCATGGAAGCACAGATCTTTGCCCGCGTTGTGAATATCGACTCgctgctgaggctgcggctgaggcggaggcggaggctgaggCGGAGGCTGCCGATGGCAGAGACTTTGCCACTATGTCTCCCTCGGGCCACATTGTACCTCGATCCTGGTTAATGCAAGTGTTTGCGGTCTGGCAACATAATGAGCATTTGCATGGGCGGATGCAGGCAAGCCCAACGGAGCTACCCCACGAGCTGGGTCCACTATCACCAAGAGCACCCAGAGACCTGGAAAATGGTCAGCCACACTTTCGAGGTCCCTACGCGCCATTGCTGGCCCACCGCCTGGCCAATGCCGTGGAATACGGCCTCTTCACTGCCGCCGACTATGGACCGAACTCCGCGATGATGAACGATGTGCTGGATCAGATAATAAGACTGCGTCCCAATTTCATGGACCCCAACAATGACAGCGAACAGAATCAAATCACTCATTCGCGCGTGTCCCCATTGGACCAGCGTGAATTGAACATcagagaggagcagaagaTATTCTGGGACGCGTCTCAGCGTCGCCGCACTAACAAGTAA
- the LOC117897499 gene encoding actin-related protein 2/3 complex subunit 3, protein MPAYHSQIKEFPTQVGNMAILPLRTQVRGPAPSANVDNDIIDESLYFFKANVFFRTYEIKSEVDRVLIYVTLFITECLKRLNRCTNKGQGQQEMYSLAISKFDIPGDAGFPLNAVYAKPQTAQDSDLMRQYLLQLRHETGNRVVEKVFNTEDGKPNKWWTSFAKKKFMEKSLAGPGQ, encoded by the exons ATGCCG GCCTACCACTCCCAGATCAAGGAGTTCCCCACACAGGTGGGAAACATGGCCATCCTGCCGCTGCGTACCCAGGTGCGCGGACCAGCGCCCAGTGCCAATGTGGACAACGACATCATTGATGAGTCACTTTACTTTTTCAAAGCCAATGTATTCTTTCGCACATACGAAATCAAG TCGGAGGTAGACCGCGTTCTCATCTATGTTACGCTGTTCATCACCGAATGCCTGAAGCGGCTCAATCGATGCACCAACAAGGGCCAGGGACAGCAGGAGATGTACAGCCTGGCCATTTCCAAGTTCGACATACCCGGCGACGCTGGCTTCCCGTTGAACGCGGTCTATGCCAAGCCTCAAACGGCCCAGGACTCTGACCTAATGCGTCAgtatctgctgcagctgcgccacGAGACCGGCAATCGTGTGGTGGAGAAGGTCTTTAACACGGAGGATGGCAAGCCAAACAAGTGGTGGACGAGCTTTGCCAAGAAGAAGTTCATGGAGAAGAGCCTGGCTGGCCCGGGACAGTAG
- the LOC117897497 gene encoding NADH-ubiquinone oxidoreductase subunit 8, with product MSLTMRIFTASRNGQRMFGTNGARLLAAKRTEPKDIVEVAKGYVYVNNKELSMEFEDITDRAATTMFFGELFRGFGVTLAHIFKEPATINYPFEKGPLSPRFRGEHALRRYPSGEERCIACKLCEAICPAQAITIEAEERADGSRRTTRYDIDMTKCIYCGFCQEACPVDAIVEGPNFEFSTETHEELLYNKEKLLCNGDKWESEIASNLQADHLYR from the exons ATGTCGCTTACTATGCGAATTTTCACAGCATCGCGCAATG GTCAGCGCATGTTTGGCACCAACGGTGCCCGCTTGCTGGCCGCCAAGCGGACCGAGCCCAAAGACATTGTTGAGGTGGCCAAGGGCTATGTGTACGTGAACAACAAGGAGCTGAGCATGGAGTTTGAGGACATCACCGACCGAGCGGCTACAACGATGTTCTTTGGCGAACTCTTCCGCGGCTTTGGCGTCACACTGGCCCACATCTTCAAGGAGCCGGCCACCATCAACTATCCGTTCGAAAAGGGGCCGCTGAGTCCCCGCTTCCGTGGCGAGCACGCCCTGCGTCGCTACCCCAGCGGCGAGGAACGCTGCATCGCATGCAAGCTGTGCGAGGCCATCTGCCCCGCCCAGGCCATCACCATTGAGGCCGAGGAGCGTGCCGATGGCAGCAGACGTACAACGCGCTACGACATCGACATGACCAAGTGCATCTACTGTGGTTTCTGTCAG GAGGCGTGCCCCGTGGATGCCATTGTCGAGGGACCCAATTTCGAATTCTCCACAGAGACGCACGAGGAGCTGCTGTACAACAAGGAGAAGCTGCTCTGCAACGGCGACAAATGGGAGTCTGAGATTGCGTCCAATCTGCAGGCGGATCATCTCTATCGTTAG
- the LOC117898976 gene encoding uncharacterized protein LOC117898976, producing MEVNVYDDCWLLVQRFNQAANDEQNGEFQLFCRCWQELQLQHLFSAQTNHIEIIATTLAALHVGKRVACGRRTNGQPHPAASRYQRIAGFYLLYVIYNKQPTQNFVKIEVSPDTWQSLCDYALQLRRDSPDQKDTQQVSYFFWRLVQQQAFRFTALDYCQGLDALVNYDNVESVAGASKQRKSEMLLKQHKPNKVSLIYELEDLRNLDLASDPLCKLETAYNKQKEQLLGQEQTLPPTRVFSHLQEIFSDIQSILGVQKSQQNADIQPTTSRNHQLELRERVRYKAMYGKEKDEPPKTEEAEEPEQEQEAQDPYQRRTSSATVFLPQLPKEVAREYELEDYTEDEDEEEEDCEELTDRPKRKRGLNK from the coding sequence ATGGAAGTGAATGTGTACgacgactgctggctgctggtgcaaCGTTTCAACCAAGCAGCCAACGACGAGCAGAACGGCGAGTTTCAGCtattctgccgctgctggcaggagctgcaactgcagcatcTTTTCTCAGCGCAGACGAACCACATCGAGATAATTGCCACCACACTGGCCGCCCTGCACGTGGGCAAGCGTGTGGCCTGCGGCCGTCGCACCAATGGGCAACCACATCCAGCCGCTTCCCGCTACCAGCGCATTGCAGGATTCTATTTACTGTACGTGATCTACAACAAGCAGCCGACACAGAATTTTGTCAAGATCGAGGTGTCGCCAGACACCTGGCAGAGCCTGTGCGACTAcgcgctgcagctgcgacgTGACAGCCCGGACCAGAAGGACACTCAGCAAGTTAGCTACTTCTTCTGGCGCCTGGTCCAGCAGCAAGCTTTCCGCTTCACGGCCTTGGACTATTGCCAGGGCCTGGACGCCTTGGTCAACTATGACAACGTGGAGAGTGTTGCGGGAGCCAGCAAGCAAAGGAAGAGCGAAATGCTTCTAAAGCAGCACAAACCCAATAAGGTCAGCCTTATTTACGAACTGGAGGACCTTCGGAACTTGGACCTCGCCAGCGATCCGCTCTGTAAGCTGGAGACGGCCTATAAcaagcaaaaggagcagctgctcggGCAAGAACAGACTCTGCCGCCCACTCGTGTCTTCAGTCACCTTCAGGAGATCTTCAGTGACATACAAAGCATTTTAGGAGTTCAAAAGAGTCAGCAGAATGCTGATATACAGCCCACAACCTCCAGGAACCACCAACTGGAGCTGCGTGAGCGGGTGCGCTACAAAGCCATGTATGGCAAAGAAAAGGATGAGCCGCCAAAGACGGAGGAAGCggaggagccggagcaggagcaggaagcCCAAGATCCGTACCAACGACGCACATCGTCGGCCACTGTGTTCCTCCCGCAACTGCCCAAAGAAGTGGCGCGAGAGTACGAGCTGGAGGATTACaccgaggatgaggatgaggaagaggaagacTGTGAAGAGCTTACGGACAGACCAAAGAGAAAGCGaggcttaaataaataa